Proteins from a genomic interval of Mycobacterium conspicuum:
- a CDS encoding SDR family NAD(P)-dependent oxidoreductase — protein sequence MTGTQKWTAADVPDQRGRVAVITGANSGIGFEAAAVLAGKGARVVLAVRDPAKGEQAAAQIKDRHPDANIALQELDLASLDSVRAAARDLNAAHPRINLLINNAGVSATPKASTKDGFELQFGTNHLGHFALTGLLFDHLLRAKDSRVVTVSSLGHRVRSAIDFGDLHAEARYDPFAAYGRSKLANLLFTYELQRRLAANHRATIAVAAHPGSSRTDLLRSSPGWLRIGSAVLGPLIFQSPRMGALPTLRAATDPSVRGGQYYGPGGFGEQRGYPKCVQSSAQSHDEEMQRRLWIVSEELTRVNYG from the coding sequence ATGACTGGCACGCAGAAGTGGACCGCCGCCGACGTGCCAGATCAGCGTGGCCGCGTCGCCGTCATCACCGGGGCCAACAGCGGCATCGGCTTCGAAGCGGCGGCGGTGCTCGCCGGCAAGGGAGCCCGGGTGGTGCTCGCGGTCCGAGACCCCGCCAAGGGTGAGCAGGCCGCCGCGCAAATCAAGGACCGACACCCCGACGCGAACATCGCCCTGCAAGAACTCGACCTGGCGTCGCTGGACTCGGTGCGTGCGGCGGCGCGAGATCTCAACGCGGCCCATCCCCGGATCAATCTCTTGATCAACAACGCCGGTGTGTCGGCCACGCCGAAGGCCTCGACGAAGGACGGCTTCGAGCTGCAGTTCGGCACCAATCACCTCGGGCACTTCGCGCTCACCGGCCTGCTGTTCGATCACCTGCTGCGCGCGAAGGATTCGCGGGTGGTGACGGTCAGCAGCCTGGGGCATCGCGTCCGGTCGGCGATCGACTTCGGCGACCTGCACGCTGAGGCCCGCTACGACCCCTTCGCGGCCTACGGACGCTCGAAGTTGGCCAACCTGTTGTTCACCTACGAGTTACAGCGCCGGCTGGCCGCGAATCACCGGGCGACGATCGCGGTTGCCGCCCATCCCGGAAGTTCCCGGACCGATCTGCTGCGCAGTTCGCCCGGGTGGCTTCGGATCGGCTCCGCTGTGCTCGGCCCGTTGATCTTTCAGAGTCCGCGCATGGGTGCGCTGCCGACGCTGCGGGCGGCCACCGACCCCAGCGTGCGCGGCGGTCAGTATTACGGCCCGGGTGGATTCGGCGAACAGCGCGGCTACCCGAAATGCGTTCAGTCGTCTGCTCAATCGCACGACGAGGAGATGCAACGGCGGCTCTGGATCGTCTCCGAGGAACTCACCCGGGTGAACTACGGTTGA
- a CDS encoding PrsW family intramembrane metalloprotease — MSTTPTASLADLDRARNAALDLSGWGRRFAFYQPRNLAFWGYLALVGIGMFLFASTVTREYDAYGQAIALAVTSFAIYAALFWWFTQRIDRYATLPAKLMVVAFLWGGFAATWMMAASANDAILALYAKSFGQSWALNWGAGLSAPFTEEAAKGSGLLLLIALAPRQVRTAFDGLILGAFIGLGFQILEDISYAMTSASSQFGANQIGASIGTIIMRMLSGVAAHILYSAIFCAGVIYLLGRPAEPRRVGRGLLLIAIPVLLHGIWDSLAATAGRSTLLFLGLLIAVIILALVIVARVYGLTVTRERNFLRDVMIPEAARNVITAAELDALAGNRKARKRYRKAHPNRRERRRARYVLNAAYDLAHELAGARGTDTDRVRFARAEVSRIRAGVPSPW, encoded by the coding sequence GTGTCAACGACGCCCACCGCATCGCTCGCCGACCTCGACCGCGCGCGCAACGCCGCGCTCGATCTCTCCGGGTGGGGCCGGCGGTTCGCCTTCTACCAGCCACGCAACCTCGCCTTCTGGGGCTACCTGGCGCTGGTCGGGATCGGCATGTTCCTGTTCGCATCCACCGTCACCCGCGAGTACGACGCCTACGGCCAGGCGATCGCGCTGGCGGTCACGTCCTTCGCCATCTATGCCGCGCTGTTCTGGTGGTTCACCCAGCGCATCGACCGCTACGCGACGCTGCCCGCCAAACTGATGGTCGTCGCCTTTCTCTGGGGCGGCTTCGCGGCGACCTGGATGATGGCGGCGAGCGCCAACGACGCGATACTTGCCTTGTACGCCAAGTCTTTCGGGCAGTCGTGGGCGCTGAATTGGGGCGCCGGGTTGTCGGCGCCGTTCACCGAAGAAGCGGCGAAGGGCTCGGGGCTGCTGTTGCTCATCGCGTTGGCACCGCGGCAGGTGCGAACCGCGTTTGACGGGTTGATCCTGGGCGCGTTCATCGGCCTGGGATTTCAGATCCTCGAGGACATCAGCTACGCCATGACGTCGGCCAGTTCTCAGTTCGGCGCGAATCAGATTGGGGCATCGATAGGGACCATCATCATGCGCATGCTCAGCGGTGTCGCCGCGCACATCCTCTACAGCGCGATCTTTTGCGCCGGCGTGATCTATCTGCTCGGCCGGCCCGCCGAACCGCGCCGCGTCGGGCGCGGATTGCTGCTTATCGCGATACCGGTGCTGCTGCACGGCATTTGGGACTCGCTGGCGGCCACCGCCGGCCGGAGCACACTGTTGTTTTTGGGCTTGCTCATCGCGGTGATCATTCTTGCGCTGGTGATAGTCGCGCGCGTCTACGGCCTGACCGTGACGCGGGAAAGGAACTTTCTGCGCGACGTCATGATCCCCGAGGCGGCCCGCAACGTCATCACCGCAGCCGAACTCGACGCACTGGCCGGCAATCGCAAGGCGCGCAAGCGGTATCGCAAGGCCCACCCCAACCGTCGTGAACGCCGACGCGCCCGCTACGTCCTCAATGCCGCGTACGACCTCGCCCACGAGCTGGCCGGCGCACGCGGCACGGACACCGACCGGGTGCGCTTCGCGCGCGCCGAGGTCAGCAGAATCCGCGCCGGCGTCCCGTCACCGTGGTGA
- a CDS encoding DUF808 domain-containing protein, giving the protein MSAGLFGLLDDVAALARLAAASGRASAKAAGVVIDDTAVTPQYVLGITAERELPIVKRIAMGSLRNKLLVILPVAMLLSQFAPRLVVPVLMLGALYLCYEGAEKVWGSIRGHDADAPPAAEEEVVTGAIRMDLVLSAEIMVIALNEVDDQAFLPRLIILIVVALVLTAGVYGVVAVIVKMDDVGLRLKQTASRIGRHVGRGLVAAMPALLSALSNIGMVAMLWVGGHILLTGSDQLGWHPPDQVVHHAADRVRHSVKAFGAVAAWMTETAAATVVGLAVGAVAITLVALLSLVRRGLWGLAKRVGTDKMKGKTARGQNDEGRR; this is encoded by the coding sequence ATGAGTGCGGGTCTTTTCGGGCTCCTCGACGACGTCGCGGCTCTCGCGCGACTGGCGGCGGCCAGCGGACGTGCGTCCGCCAAGGCCGCCGGTGTGGTCATTGACGACACCGCGGTGACACCGCAATACGTCCTCGGGATAACCGCCGAGCGTGAGTTGCCGATCGTCAAACGCATCGCGATGGGGTCCCTGCGCAACAAGCTGCTGGTGATTCTGCCCGTCGCGATGCTGCTCAGTCAGTTCGCGCCGCGGCTGGTGGTCCCGGTGCTGATGCTCGGCGCCCTGTATCTGTGTTACGAAGGCGCCGAGAAGGTTTGGGGCAGCATCCGGGGTCATGACGCCGACGCTCCACCGGCCGCCGAGGAAGAGGTGGTGACCGGGGCGATTCGGATGGACCTGGTGTTGTCCGCCGAAATCATGGTGATCGCGCTCAACGAGGTGGACGATCAGGCCTTCCTGCCGCGGCTCATCATCCTCATCGTCGTTGCCCTGGTCCTGACCGCCGGGGTGTACGGCGTCGTCGCCGTCATCGTCAAGATGGACGACGTCGGCCTGCGCCTCAAACAGACCGCGTCCCGAATCGGGCGGCACGTCGGCCGGGGCTTGGTCGCGGCGATGCCCGCGCTGCTCTCGGCGCTTTCCAACATCGGCATGGTGGCCATGCTCTGGGTGGGCGGCCACATATTGCTCACGGGCAGCGATCAACTGGGCTGGCATCCACCGGACCAGGTGGTCCACCATGCCGCGGACCGGGTTCGCCACAGCGTCAAGGCCTTTGGTGCGGTGGCGGCCTGGATGACCGAGACCGCAGCGGCCACGGTGGTCGGTTTGGCCGTCGGAGCCGTCGCCATCACGCTGGTGGCGTTGTTGTCGCTGGTTCGACGAGGCCTCTGGGGCTTGGCTAAACGCGTCGGCACGGACAAGATGAAAGGCAAGACTGCGAGAGGGCAAAACGATGAAGGACGTCGCTAG
- a CDS encoding lytic transglycosylase domain-containing protein, which translates to MAGSTAAAATLHAQPPLATDPAVLASELSADEQALHDPSSSEATLAAAAHRQQVAYRNIGRHPEWDATIRAAIPPALAGTYDRNVDARRQLSALSGGDIKDTLPAWRIDGPPPADALLGYYHEAEAATGVGWNYLAAINLVETGFGRINGVSTAGAEGPMQFLPSTWATYGNGGDVHSPHDAVLAAARFLAANGFANDHDRAIFGYNHSSHYVGAVDDYAAVMASDPAGFADYYRWDIYYNTTAGDVLLPVGYAESARIPVGDYLASHPQ; encoded by the coding sequence ATGGCGGGATCCACGGCCGCGGCGGCCACACTGCACGCGCAGCCGCCGCTGGCAACCGACCCCGCCGTCTTGGCCAGCGAATTGAGCGCCGATGAACAGGCGCTGCACGACCCGTCCTCGTCGGAGGCCACCTTGGCCGCGGCCGCGCACCGCCAGCAGGTCGCCTACCGGAATATCGGGCGGCACCCGGAGTGGGACGCGACCATCCGAGCCGCAATCCCGCCGGCACTCGCCGGGACCTACGACCGCAATGTCGACGCGCGACGCCAGCTCAGCGCGCTGAGCGGGGGAGACATCAAGGACACCCTGCCCGCCTGGCGGATCGACGGACCCCCGCCGGCCGATGCGTTGCTCGGCTACTACCACGAAGCAGAAGCGGCGACCGGCGTCGGATGGAACTATCTGGCGGCGATCAACCTGGTGGAAACGGGCTTCGGCCGCATCAACGGGGTGAGCACCGCCGGGGCGGAGGGCCCCATGCAGTTCCTGCCGTCGACGTGGGCCACCTACGGCAACGGCGGCGACGTCCACTCGCCCCACGACGCCGTGCTGGCGGCCGCCCGCTTCCTGGCCGCCAACGGCTTCGCCAACGATCACGACCGTGCCATCTTCGGGTACAACCACTCCAGCCATTACGTCGGCGCGGTGGACGACTACGCCGCTGTGATGGCCAGCGATCCGGCCGGCTTCGCCGACTACTACCGCTGGGACATCTACTACAACACGACGGCCGGCGACGTGCTGTTGCCCGTCGGCTACGCCGAATCCGCGCGCATCCCCGTCGGCGACTACCTGGCGAGCCACCCGCAGTGA
- a CDS encoding MAP_0585 family protein encodes MSSKRALSAAALAATISMSALTFGTGLAAAAPGAPSPPPCPNCNGGGPGGGPAPGGGGQGHEQQGPPSHAPQNPQTNAPQNPQTSAPQNPQTHEPQNPQTSVPQHPQTSAPQGPPSNEPPRGGAPTSAPASAPSNPPSHQPNNRELQAPSTQPPHPPYTPHGTYAAGSVDVGGPTNAHAGFSIEGHGAPPPPREHGWGWNDGPPPGRAPRNWAGPPPPGGWNGPPPPGGWNRRWDGPPRDVLVAQTDFGPFAFNDYMVIPTFNWMYGGWGYWYFGTWVPLY; translated from the coding sequence ATGTCTAGCAAACGCGCGCTCAGCGCCGCGGCGCTCGCCGCAACGATCAGCATGTCGGCCCTGACCTTCGGGACAGGGTTGGCCGCGGCGGCTCCGGGGGCTCCGTCGCCGCCACCCTGTCCGAACTGCAACGGCGGCGGCCCGGGTGGCGGCCCCGCGCCCGGCGGCGGCGGGCAGGGCCACGAACAGCAGGGCCCACCAAGCCACGCGCCGCAAAACCCGCAAACCAACGCGCCGCAAAACCCGCAGACCAGCGCGCCGCAGAACCCGCAAACGCACGAACCGCAAAACCCACAAACCAGCGTGCCGCAGCACCCGCAAACCAGCGCGCCGCAGGGCCCGCCGAGCAACGAGCCGCCGAGGGGCGGCGCGCCCACCAGCGCGCCCGCCAGCGCGCCGAGCAATCCGCCGTCGCACCAGCCCAACAACAGGGAGCTGCAGGCGCCGTCCACCCAGCCCCCGCACCCGCCGTACACCCCGCACGGAACCTACGCCGCGGGAAGCGTGGACGTGGGCGGTCCCACGAACGCTCACGCCGGCTTCAGCATTGAGGGCCATGGCGCACCGCCACCGCCCAGGGAGCATGGGTGGGGCTGGAACGACGGCCCGCCTCCGGGACGTGCGCCGCGCAACTGGGCCGGCCCGCCACCTCCGGGTGGGTGGAACGGTCCGCCGCCTCCGGGTGGCTGGAACCGCCGATGGGACGGGCCGCCGCGCGACGTCCTGGTCGCACAGACCGACTTCGGGCCGTTCGCCTTCAACGACTACATGGTGATCCCGACGTTCAACTGGATGTACGGCGGTTGGGGCTACTGGTATTTCGGTACCTGGGTTCCCCTGTATTGA
- a CDS encoding lipoprotein LpqH, with amino-acid sequence MAKRGITAGVVGVAVVAAALAGCSSNKSNPGASSSSSGAPAAAAGPQLTIDGQNQNITGQVTCTVAGDNTNIGIGDATNGVGAVVSNANPPIVHSVGLGNVNGVALGFSDAAPGQGGNAGAAQNGKTYAINGTATGVDMSNPQQPQQVKKSFQMNVTCP; translated from the coding sequence GTGGCGAAGCGTGGCATCACAGCCGGCGTAGTCGGCGTGGCCGTGGTCGCGGCGGCGCTGGCCGGCTGTTCGAGCAACAAGTCCAATCCGGGCGCGTCGAGTTCGAGTTCGGGCGCGCCGGCGGCCGCGGCCGGACCGCAGCTCACCATCGACGGTCAGAACCAGAACATCACCGGACAGGTCACCTGCACCGTCGCCGGCGACAACACCAACATCGGCATCGGTGACGCGACAAACGGAGTTGGCGCGGTGGTCAGCAATGCCAACCCGCCGATCGTCCATTCGGTCGGGCTGGGCAACGTCAACGGGGTCGCGCTGGGTTTCTCCGACGCCGCGCCGGGACAGGGCGGCAACGCCGGCGCCGCGCAGAACGGCAAGACGTATGCGATCAACGGCACCGCGACGGGCGTCGACATGAGCAACCCGCAGCAGCCTCAGCAGGTGAAGAAGTCATTCCAGATGAACGTGACCTGCCCATAG
- a CDS encoding DUF732 domain-containing protein gives MAEPGRAAHESAAETGAETVARDVGKTAAVPNSTPTDAVELAWSDNPERGDYAEVPGGDIPDEPAAVGQSWRATWRIAGGLVVAGLVVAGAIVVGRWALTTSHSPTNATNPPSPTTSSAAPTATAPSSIASTPDQDDKYIQALNDKGISFANPGAAIYNGKTVCQNIGQGMTVQEVATAFRASSPAFSANADDFVAISVRAYCPQHNNLVAGLG, from the coding sequence ATGGCCGAGCCGGGTCGGGCCGCCCACGAGAGCGCCGCAGAGACCGGCGCGGAGACCGTCGCGCGGGATGTCGGCAAGACCGCGGCCGTGCCCAATTCCACCCCCACCGACGCGGTTGAACTCGCATGGTCGGACAACCCCGAGCGCGGCGATTATGCGGAGGTTCCGGGCGGGGACATCCCGGACGAACCCGCCGCCGTCGGCCAATCGTGGCGCGCGACATGGCGCATCGCCGGGGGGCTGGTGGTCGCCGGGTTGGTGGTGGCCGGGGCCATCGTCGTCGGGCGCTGGGCGTTGACGACGAGCCACTCCCCGACCAATGCCACCAACCCGCCCTCCCCCACCACGTCGTCGGCGGCGCCGACGGCTACCGCCCCGTCCTCGATCGCATCGACACCGGATCAGGACGACAAGTACATCCAGGCCCTCAACGACAAGGGCATCTCCTTCGCCAACCCCGGGGCCGCGATCTACAACGGCAAGACGGTCTGTCAGAACATCGGTCAGGGCATGACGGTGCAAGAGGTGGCGACGGCGTTTCGTGCGAGCAGCCCGGCATTCAGCGCCAACGCCGATGACTTCGTCGCCATCTCGGTTCGCGCGTACTGCCCGCAACACAACAACCTGGTCGCAGGGTTGGGATGA
- a CDS encoding DUF4267 domain-containing protein gives MSIDRAALVAGSIRLASGIQFLVDPLRANRLWGDHSEPSPTARLLLRSMGYRDALIGALLLTSGLRGKNSRGWFLASAGADASDLVGGLSVHDKLTRSQQLIGLGGAILGVGVGLWGAVRRTGRPAATQPD, from the coding sequence ATGTCAATCGACCGTGCCGCGCTGGTCGCGGGAAGCATCCGCCTCGCCTCGGGCATCCAGTTTCTCGTCGACCCCCTTCGTGCCAACCGTCTGTGGGGCGATCACAGCGAGCCGTCGCCGACGGCGCGACTGCTGTTGCGGTCGATGGGCTACCGCGACGCGCTGATCGGAGCCCTGCTCTTGACGTCGGGGTTGCGCGGCAAAAACAGCCGCGGCTGGTTCCTCGCATCGGCCGGCGCCGACGCGTCCGACCTGGTCGGCGGGCTGAGCGTGCACGACAAATTGACCCGCTCCCAACAGCTCATCGGCCTGGGTGGCGCCATCCTCGGCGTCGGCGTGGGACTGTGGGGCGCCGTGCGTCGCACCGGGCGACCGGCCGCTACGCAACCGGACTAG
- a CDS encoding flavin-containing monooxygenase: protein MTSSVAVIGAGPGGLVVARWLLSQGFESTIFEQGSMLGGQWSGVDGNSGVWPSMHTNSSRTLTAFSDLEHETDLVYPSNREILDYLHRYAEAFGLTARIRLGTRADLVTRDATGWLVRHGGTDERFDRIVVACGRFHAPAIPAVPGLDAFAGSAAAVSTYRYRGPEPYRGKRVLVAGCAISALEIASELAALGAARVVVTQRRQRYVLPKFVAGVPSDYRFYTRYGGLASEVLPPDEMEAQLKRAVLEAAGSPEQYGAPTPDPSLFAAGVTLNQDYLPLVAEGRITVRPWMKSIAGAAVTFADGHAEEFDAIVLGTGFEIRMPFLSADIRAILNLDAVHLDADRYTFHPDLPGLAFMGIWDQSGGYFVPLELQARWIAYTWGGTIAPPDERDQRLAIDAYRSRRGMSQKTQMNLAAMTFARAAGVEPHLENWPQLRRALLFGPLAPSCFRLEGPDALPDAPARFAREAATFGAITSNELTEREQSLWSLLPSPVA, encoded by the coding sequence GTGACAAGCAGCGTTGCGGTGATCGGAGCCGGGCCCGGTGGACTGGTCGTCGCGCGCTGGTTGCTGTCGCAGGGATTCGAGTCGACGATCTTCGAGCAGGGATCCATGCTGGGCGGCCAGTGGTCGGGCGTGGACGGAAACAGCGGCGTGTGGCCGAGCATGCACACCAACAGCAGCCGCACCCTGACCGCCTTCAGCGACCTCGAGCACGAGACCGACCTCGTCTACCCGTCGAACCGCGAGATCCTCGACTACTTGCATCGCTATGCCGAGGCATTCGGCCTGACCGCACGCATCCGGCTCGGCACCCGAGCCGACCTCGTCACCCGAGACGCGACCGGGTGGCTCGTGCGTCACGGCGGAACGGATGAACGATTTGACCGAATCGTGGTGGCCTGCGGCAGGTTTCATGCCCCCGCCATCCCCGCGGTGCCCGGGCTGGATGCGTTCGCCGGCTCGGCGGCAGCCGTCTCCACCTATCGGTACCGGGGGCCAGAGCCCTATCGCGGCAAGCGCGTGCTGGTGGCGGGGTGCGCGATCAGCGCCTTGGAGATCGCGTCGGAACTCGCCGCGCTCGGCGCCGCGCGGGTGGTGGTGACTCAACGCCGGCAGCGGTACGTCCTGCCCAAGTTCGTCGCCGGCGTCCCGTCCGATTACCGCTTCTACACCCGATACGGGGGCTTGGCCAGCGAAGTCCTGCCGCCGGACGAGATGGAAGCCCAACTGAAGCGGGCCGTGCTCGAGGCGGCGGGAAGCCCCGAACAATACGGTGCCCCGACGCCCGATCCGTCCCTGTTCGCGGCCGGGGTCACGCTCAACCAGGACTACCTGCCGCTCGTCGCCGAGGGCCGAATCACCGTGCGTCCGTGGATGAAATCCATTGCCGGCGCGGCCGTGACGTTCGCCGACGGGCATGCCGAGGAGTTCGACGCGATCGTGCTGGGCACCGGGTTCGAAATCCGGATGCCGTTTCTGAGCGCGGACATTCGGGCGATTCTCAACCTCGATGCCGTGCATCTGGACGCCGACCGCTACACGTTCCATCCCGACCTGCCGGGTCTCGCCTTCATGGGCATCTGGGATCAGTCCGGGGGATACTTTGTGCCGCTTGAGCTTCAGGCCAGGTGGATCGCCTATACCTGGGGCGGCACCATCGCGCCGCCGGACGAGCGCGACCAGCGGCTGGCGATCGACGCCTATCGATCACGTCGCGGCATGTCGCAAAAGACCCAAATGAATTTGGCGGCAATGACTTTCGCCCGGGCCGCCGGGGTCGAGCCGCATCTGGAGAACTGGCCACAGCTGCGCCGCGCGTTGTTGTTCGGTCCGCTCGCACCGAGTTGTTTCCGGCTGGAAGGTCCGGATGCGCTGCCCGACGCGCCGGCCCGGTTCGCGCGCGAGGCGGCCACCTTCGGCGCGATCACGTCGAACGAGCTGACCGAGCGCGAACAAAGCCTGTGGTCGCTGCTGCCTAGTCCGGTTGCGTAG
- a CDS encoding sensor domain-containing protein codes for MPQRKAAALAGLCILVAGCGANSNRADPATTTSTAVPPVAQAALNGLLLSAPQIGAALGTTDVSVATDRTSMEDVSALVSRPECLPIYSPAEANAYANSGSSGVHRQFLGDPSNSHEAEQTVVLFPTARQASAFFAASAQRWQKCSNGGFAHTMSGGREVWNVGPISNTNGVLSTTARISQEVYDHPGAGEGGDRTAQRALTVRNNVAIDILTVSAAANDPAAVNIATQIAAEVPSK; via the coding sequence ATGCCACAGCGAAAGGCCGCCGCGCTTGCCGGGCTCTGCATTCTGGTCGCCGGTTGCGGGGCCAACAGCAACCGGGCGGACCCCGCAACCACCACCTCCACAGCCGTGCCACCGGTTGCGCAGGCCGCACTGAACGGGCTGTTGCTCAGCGCGCCGCAGATCGGTGCCGCGTTGGGGACCACCGATGTGTCCGTGGCTACCGACAGGACGTCGATGGAGGACGTGAGTGCTCTGGTGTCGCGCCCGGAGTGTCTGCCCATATACAGCCCGGCAGAGGCCAATGCTTACGCCAACAGCGGATCCAGCGGCGTTCACCGACAGTTTCTGGGCGATCCATCGAATTCGCACGAAGCCGAGCAGACTGTCGTGCTGTTTCCGACGGCACGGCAGGCCAGCGCCTTCTTCGCAGCCTCGGCGCAACGCTGGCAGAAGTGCTCCAACGGGGGCTTTGCCCACACCATGTCGGGTGGTCGTGAGGTGTGGAATGTGGGGCCGATCTCCAACACCAACGGCGTCTTGAGCACCACTGCGCGGATCAGCCAGGAGGTATACGACCATCCCGGCGCCGGCGAGGGCGGCGATCGGACCGCTCAGCGGGCTCTGACCGTGCGCAACAACGTCGCCATCGACATCCTGACCGTCAGCGCGGCCGCCAACGATCCGGCGGCTGTCAACATCGCCACGCAGATCGCCGCCGAGGTGCCCAGCAAATAG
- a CDS encoding protein adenylyltransferase SelO, whose translation MSVEPGVTSNLTLLDRFSRELPEMAVRWQAEAPAEPQLLVLNEALAAELGLDSAWLRSADGLQFLVGGALPTGATPVAQAYAGHQFGGFVPRLGDGRALLLGELTGVDGRVVDIHLKGSGPTPFARGGDGLAAVGPMLREYIISEAMHALGIPTTRSLAVVGTGRPVHRQTVLPGAVLTRVASSHLRVGSFQYAAFTGDVDLVRRLADHAIARHYPAAAAAQRPYLALFQAVTAAQASLIARWMLFGFVHGVMNTDNMTISGETIDYGPCAFMEAYDPETVFSSIDSWGRYAFGNQPVIAGWNLARFAETLLPLLSNDIDEGIALAQEAFEVFHAQYDQVWSSGMRARLGLSAGVEAQAAAELVDELLVLLKESRVDYTSFFRRLARAATGDAGLDFAGFDDWLSRWRALGPNPESMDRVNPIYIPRNHLVEEVLSAATAGDLDPLRRLLDAVTAPYDERPGLERYASPAPEDFGEYRTFCGT comes from the coding sequence ATGAGCGTTGAACCGGGCGTGACGTCGAACCTCACGCTGTTGGATCGCTTCTCCCGCGAACTGCCGGAGATGGCGGTGCGCTGGCAGGCCGAAGCTCCCGCCGAACCGCAGCTACTCGTGCTCAATGAGGCGCTGGCCGCCGAACTGGGCCTTGATAGCGCGTGGCTGCGCAGCGCCGACGGGCTGCAGTTCCTGGTGGGCGGGGCGCTGCCCACCGGCGCCACTCCGGTGGCTCAGGCCTACGCCGGCCATCAGTTCGGCGGCTTCGTTCCGCGGCTGGGCGATGGCCGGGCGCTGCTCCTGGGCGAGCTCACCGGCGTCGACGGGCGCGTGGTTGATATCCACCTGAAAGGTTCCGGACCCACGCCGTTCGCCCGCGGCGGCGACGGCCTGGCCGCGGTCGGGCCGATGCTGCGCGAATACATCATCAGCGAGGCGATGCATGCCCTGGGCATCCCGACGACGCGATCCTTGGCTGTGGTCGGTACCGGGCGGCCGGTACATCGCCAGACGGTCCTGCCGGGCGCCGTGCTCACCCGCGTCGCGAGCAGCCACCTTCGGGTAGGCAGCTTCCAATACGCCGCGTTTACCGGCGATGTCGATCTGGTGCGGCGCCTCGCCGACCATGCGATTGCCCGCCACTATCCGGCCGCCGCGGCGGCCCAACGCCCCTACCTCGCGCTGTTCCAGGCGGTCACCGCCGCCCAGGCGTCCCTGATCGCGCGATGGATGCTGTTTGGGTTTGTCCACGGGGTGATGAACACCGACAACATGACGATCTCCGGCGAGACCATCGACTACGGACCGTGCGCCTTCATGGAGGCCTACGATCCCGAGACCGTGTTCAGTTCGATCGACTCCTGGGGCCGCTACGCCTTCGGCAACCAGCCCGTGATTGCCGGGTGGAACCTCGCCCGGTTCGCCGAAACGCTTCTTCCGTTGCTGTCCAACGACATTGACGAGGGAATCGCACTCGCGCAGGAGGCCTTCGAGGTATTTCACGCCCAGTACGACCAGGTGTGGTCATCCGGGATGCGAGCCAGGCTCGGTTTGTCCGCCGGCGTCGAAGCCCAGGCCGCCGCGGAGTTGGTCGACGAATTGCTGGTCCTGTTGAAGGAAAGCCGAGTGGACTACACCTCCTTCTTCCGTCGCCTGGCTCGCGCGGCAACAGGCGATGCTGGATTGGACTTCGCCGGCTTTGACGACTGGCTGTCCCGTTGGCGAGCCCTGGGCCCGAACCCCGAATCGATGGACCGCGTCAATCCGATCTACATTCCGCGCAACCACCTGGTCGAGGAAGTCCTGTCCGCCGCCACCGCCGGCGACCTCGACCCGCTGCGGCGGCTCCTGGACGCGGTGACCGCGCCCTACGACGAACGGCCCGGTCTCGAGCGTTACGCGAGTCCCGCGCCGGAGGATTTCGGCGAATACCGGACCTTTTGCGGCACCTGA
- a CDS encoding WGxxGxxG family protein: MRRTIAVISATGALLFGGAGVANATVQAATAPAPTTTTLADNTNTTTNDQPSDNSGLWGLLGLLGLGGLAGLRRRKDAHAGVGVAPPTANPGRGAV, encoded by the coding sequence ATGCGTAGGACTATCGCAGTCATTTCTGCCACCGGGGCGCTGTTGTTCGGTGGTGCAGGCGTTGCCAACGCCACCGTCCAAGCCGCGACCGCGCCGGCGCCGACCACCACGACATTGGCCGACAACACCAACACCACCACCAACGATCAGCCCAGCGACAACTCAGGGCTGTGGGGGCTGCTCGGCCTACTTGGCCTGGGCGGACTTGCCGGACTGAGGCGCCGCAAAGACGCTCACGCGGGCGTCGGCGTCGCACCCCCGACGGCAAATCCCGGCCGCGGCGCCGTCTAG